In Humulus lupulus chromosome 7, drHumLupu1.1, whole genome shotgun sequence, the following are encoded in one genomic region:
- the LOC133790316 gene encoding putative disease resistance protein At1g50180 isoform X2 codes for MVDAIVSFVIERLGDLVLSEAEFLHGVEDRVGNAQIKLQCMSAFLKDADACVRNGDERVRLLVAQVRENSCALEDVIENYVFKVALNESAGGIRRVLKRSICIFRDKIDVHKVGSEIERISSNIDTWTSDLEKYGVQKSMDQAAEASSSYVQERRQLRQAYSYVEDNHVVGFQKDIEELVALLTEQKDPRKHKVISVYGMGGLGKTTLARKVYQHPQVRTHFDCYAWASISQQCNTRAVLEGILFAFTSTNKERREEIRMTSEDELAKQLHNFQKENKCLVLLDDIWTTKTWDLLKHAFPQGDTDSKILLTTRIKDVALHVDQGSFIHEPHFLSDKESWELFQKKYSCVGMDPSNSDSDDNERKKELAVEMLKKCAGLPLAIIVLAGLLSKKHTIYEWEQMKRNIVRCIGQGEQHDDSKYRSVWGVLGLSYSELPCHLKPCFLYLSRYAEDAVIRVKELCLILIAEGFISLRGSCMETMEDLAYDCLSELVERSMIQFKDMSSTGRIKSFCIHDLMRDLCVSKARDENFLHFMDLRNKVEEPIESVSTVPTTNVRRVVIYYDFESADNDFVRNIDGSLRYLSVHDLIAFEEGVFRHVCNRFLMLRVLIIIESIRPTTLPKEIGNLIHLRLFSMPKSIIEMIPSYFGNWRCLQTLRLYTNSDKIPNSMCKLEQLRHLYLSSRFTGVRIGEFLRSTKSRNLLQTLVGIGTQHLVLSDLLQLKNLKKLAIYVDGNFDSFLHNPQTLTFTRLLSLRLRAKKIDFVKIDIVPLILSCPEIYKLTLESRVVRLPQVNQFSPNLIKLRLCDLRLEDDPMPTLEKLPKLRVLVIGWCSFMGDEMVCSRGGFNRLESLELSGLQGLKEWKVEESALSRLGYLRIEECRGLRRVPDGLRNILTLNHMEIKWMPKKFKLRMEEGGEDFYKVNHVTSRLFMECNED; via the exons ATGGTTGATGCTATTGTTTCGTTTGTGATTGAAAGGCTTGGAGACTTGGTACTTTCTGAAGCTGAATTCTTGCATGGAGTAGAAGACCGAGTCGGGAATGCACAGATCAAGCTTCAATGTATGAGCGCTTTCTTAAAAGACGCAGATGCTTGTGTTAGAAATGGTGACGAGAGAGTTCGCCTTTTGGTTGCTCAAGTTAGAGAAAATTCTTGTGCCTTGGAGGATGTTATTGAAAATTATGTCTTCAAAGTGGCTCTGAATGAGAGTGCTGGAGGTATAAGACGTGTACTGAAAAGATCCATTTGCATCTTCAGAGACAAAATTGATGTTCATAAAGTTGGATCAGAGATTGAGAGGATCTCATCCAACATTGATACTTGGACATCAGATTTAGAAAAATATGGAGTGCAGAAATCAATGGACCAGGCAGCTGAAGCTTCTTCAAGCTATGTCCAGGAGCGAAGACAGTTGAGGCAAGCTTATTCTTATGTTGAAGACAATCACGTTGTTGGATTCCAGAAAGACATCGAAGAGTTGGTAGCCCTTTTGACTGAACAAAAGGATCCTCGTAAGCATAAGGTGATCTCTGTGTATGGGATGGGTGGTTTGGGGAAGACCACTCTTGCAAGAAAGGTTTATCAACATCCCCAAGTCAGGACTCACTTTGATTGTTATGCTTGGGCCTCAATATCTCAGCAATGTAATACACGCGCTGTCTTGGAAGGAATTTTATTTGCTTTCACTTCTACAAACaaggaaagaagagaagaaatCAGAATGACAAGTGAAGATGAATTAGCCAAGCAGCTTCACAACTTTCAGAAAGAGAATAAATGTTTGGTGCTCCTTGATGATATATGGACTACTAAAACTTGGGATCTTCTAAAACATGCATTCCCTCAAGGAGACACAGATAGCAAGATCTTACTCACCACTCGGATTAAGGATGTAGCTTTGCATGTGGATCAAGGTAGTTTCATCCATGAACCTCATTTTCTCAGTGACAAGGAGAGCTGGGAGCTGTTTCAGAAAAAGTACTCGTGTGTTGGAATGGATCCATCAA ATTCAGACTCGGATGATAATGAAAGGAAGAAAGAACTAGCGGTTGAGATGCTTAAAAAGTGCGCTGGTTTGCCATTAGCCATCATCGTGCTCGCTGGGCTTTTGTCTAAGAAACACACCATATATGAGTGGGAGCAGATGAAAAGAAACATAGTGCGCTGCATAGGTCAAGGTGAACAACACGATGACTCAAAATACCGTAGTGTTTGGGGGGTGTTAGGTTTGAGTTACAGTGAGTTACCATGTCACTTGAAGCCTTGTTTTTTGTACTTGTCTCGCTACGCTGAAGATGCTGTGATAAGAGTAAAAGAGTTATGCCTTATACTCATAGCAGAAGGTTTTATATCATTAAGAGGAAGTTGTATGGAAACCATGGAGGATTTGGCATATGATTGCTTAAGTGAGTTGGTGGAGAGGAGCATGATTCAGTTCAAAGATATGAGTTCAACAGGAAGGATAAAATCATTTTGCATTCATGATCTCATGCGAGATTTGTGCGTGTCTAAAGCTCGAGATGAAAACTTTCTACATTTTATGGATTTGAGGAATAAAGTGGAAGAGCCAATTGAATCGGTGTCTACTGTCCCAACAACAAATGTACGAAGAGTTGTCATTTATTATGATTTTGAAAGTGCTGATAATGATTTTGTTCGAAATATAGATGGCTCTCTTAGGTACCTTTCTGTACATGATCTCATTGCGTTCGAAGAAGGAGTATTCAGACATGTTTGCAATCGCTTTCTGATGCTTAGAGTTCTGATCATTATTGAAAGTATACGTCCCACCACGTTGCCTAAAGAAATTGGAAATCTTATCCACCTAAGGTTATTTAGTATGCCTAAAAGCATAATAGAAATGATTCCTTCTTATTTTGGGAATTGGAGATGCCTGCAAACTTTGAGATTATATACCAATAGTGATAAAATACCAAATTCAATGTGCAAGTTGGAACAGTTGAGGCATCTATATTTGTCTAGTCGTTTTACTGGCGTAAGAATTGGTGAATTCTTGAGGTCAACTAAGTCTAGAAATTTATTACAGACATTGGTAGGTATTGGTACCCAACATCTTGTTCTGAGTGATTTGCTACAGCTGAAGAATCTCAAGAAATTAGCAATTTATGTGGATGGAAATTTTGACTCATTCTTACACAATCCCCAAACTCTCACATTCACTCGTCTTTTGTCTTTACGATTACGAGCAAAAAAGATAGACTTCGTCAAGATAGATATTGTTCCTTTGATTTTAAGCTGTCCTGAAATTTATAAGCTTACACTGGAATCGCGTGTAGTAAGATTACCACAAGTCAACCAATTCTCCCCAAATCTTATCAAGTTAAGATTGTGTGATCTGAGACTTGAGGATGATCCAATGCCAACGTTAGAAAAGCTACCAAAATTAAGAGTCCTTGTCATTGGTTGGTGTAGCTTTATGGGGGATGAGATGGTGTGCTCAAGAGGAGGTTTCAATCGACTTGAATCTCTTGAGCTTAGTGGTCTACAAGGATTAAAAGAGTGGAAGGTGGAGGAGAGTGCATTGTCTAGACTTGGCTATTTGCGTATTGAAGAATGCAGGGGATTGAGGAGAGTTCCAGATGGATTAAGAAACATTCTTACACTCAATCATATGGAGATAAAATGGATGCCTAAGAAATTCAAACTAAGGATGGAGGAAGGAGGAGAGGATTtctataaagtcaaccacgtcaCATCTCGTCTATTTATGGAATGTAATGAAG ATTAG